A stretch of Candidatus Vicinibacter affinis DNA encodes these proteins:
- a CDS encoding UpxY family transcription antiterminator gives MPIWRVLYIQSRYEFKVEQQMEKLGIRHFLPKINIKRVWSDRIKNIKIPAFPSYIFVYNEDKDRNAVFQVKGVKHYVRHDNRDAVLDEEEIKLLQTNQLSIIPSSLHPLVKIKGQIVKIRSGLLMGRSGVLMDFLGKKTVQLKLERWSMGFLIDVPLDDLQFG, from the coding sequence ATGCCCATCTGGAGAGTACTTTACATCCAAAGCCGGTATGAATTTAAAGTCGAGCAGCAAATGGAGAAGCTCGGAATCAGGCATTTTTTACCTAAAATAAATATAAAGCGAGTGTGGTCGGACCGGATTAAAAACATAAAGATTCCTGCCTTTCCAAGTTATATCTTTGTGTACAATGAAGACAAAGACCGCAATGCTGTCTTCCAAGTCAAAGGAGTTAAACATTACGTGCGGCATGACAATAGGGATGCGGTACTGGATGAAGAAGAAATAAAATTGTTGCAAACAAATCAATTAAGCATTATCCCATCTTCTCTTCATCCCTTAGTCAAAATTAAAGGACAAATCGTAAAAATCCGCTCCGGGTTACTTATGGGTCGAAGTGGAGTTTTAATGGATTTTTTGGGCAAGAAAACTGTACAACTCAAATTAGAGCGATGGTCAATGGGATTTCTGATTGATGTGCCTCTGGATGATTTGCAGTTTGGGTGA
- the csm3 gene encoding type III-A CRISPR-associated RAMP protein Csm3: MAKLDYKLLITGDIVIKTGLHIGGSEVDLDIGGIDKEVIKVKHGSGKVPFIPGSSLKGKLRSLIAKQKGYTSLDEDKDETLKLFAGNGEFKDDRGNKYIGWMRKDKKDKVITPIIPSRLIVRDNYLKDANNYFLEEKTENNITRATGEAKPRQLERVTKDTKFSLDMVMDVYIVDDCNKLLETLDLGFQLLKKDYLGGGGTRGSGQVEITGLKALKIIFNDDGSITPSEFNLYQFKSNNP; the protein is encoded by the coding sequence ATGGCAAAACTAGATTACAAATTACTCATAACGGGTGACATCGTTATCAAGACTGGTTTGCACATTGGTGGGTCAGAAGTGGACCTCGATATTGGAGGCATTGACAAGGAAGTCATCAAAGTAAAACATGGAAGTGGCAAAGTGCCCTTTATACCTGGCAGTTCGCTAAAGGGTAAATTGAGGAGCCTAATCGCAAAACAGAAAGGTTATACAAGTCTCGATGAAGACAAAGATGAGACCTTAAAACTTTTTGCCGGAAACGGTGAATTTAAAGATGATAGAGGCAATAAATATATTGGGTGGATGCGAAAGGATAAAAAAGATAAGGTTATTACACCTATAATTCCTAGCAGGCTGATTGTCAGGGACAATTACTTAAAAGATGCCAACAATTACTTCTTAGAAGAAAAAACCGAAAACAACATTACAAGGGCCACAGGCGAGGCCAAACCTAGACAATTAGAACGCGTCACGAAGGACACAAAATTTTCTTTGGACATGGTCATGGATGTCTATATAGTTGATGACTGTAATAAGCTCTTGGAAACCCTCGACCTCGGTTTCCAACTCTTGAAAAAAGACTACCTCGGTGGCGGTGGCACACGTGGTTCTGGGCAGGTGGAAATCACCGGTCTTAAGGCATTGAAAATCATTTTCAACGATGATGGCAGCATCACACCCAGTGAGTTCAACCTATACCAATTCAAATCTAACAACCCATAA
- the csm5 gene encoding type III-A CRISPR-associated RAMP protein Csm5 encodes MATNHQQFQIKLTTFSPLHIGNGEELTSVGEFLQTNDNVYFLRHEDLMEKLKTDNHFDDYVERILTHDQGFDFFKTLKDWDITPADFAIRTLRLNQKDINTNSNNKLHLHIKTKGEAYVPGSSIKGMLRTSILFRYLKENPQELRTIESDILQRLSEKNTLRTVRHYWEKKERELMPEKVFQSIRPYDTDCVSDDKLVIEQTYRQSLSQESMDASKGLDWLSECIDKGVELPLEMTICSDFENADFKYLKSSTLKPLFNCINEYTKKLIIQERQLVNTANPLPPIKSALLVQLQQYEDLLSTANDDYAIARMGKGKTIFFQTIIPLLKMEVQDAILNLLKKEPGEFPRTRVLTVQDKQMMGWVKLEEIRPELKLPINQMEGMVNIGTQLRAIITGPKKVGLILNGSPLTNVSLILMFKHQKLTEGETINVLVHQMSKDGRIIQVKFNT; translated from the coding sequence ATGGCAACTAATCATCAACAATTCCAAATTAAACTTACCACATTTAGCCCCCTCCACATCGGTAACGGAGAGGAACTTACTTCTGTAGGCGAGTTTCTCCAAACAAACGACAATGTCTATTTTCTACGCCACGAAGATTTGATGGAAAAGCTAAAGACAGATAACCATTTCGATGACTATGTCGAGCGGATATTGACACATGACCAAGGGTTCGACTTCTTTAAGACGCTCAAAGATTGGGACATCACGCCAGCTGACTTTGCAATACGCACCCTCAGGTTAAATCAGAAAGATATTAACACAAACTCGAACAACAAGCTCCATCTGCACATCAAAACCAAAGGTGAAGCCTACGTGCCAGGCAGTTCCATTAAAGGGATGCTACGCACTTCTATCCTTTTCAGGTATCTTAAAGAAAACCCCCAGGAACTAAGAACCATAGAGTCTGACATTTTGCAGCGGCTCTCTGAGAAAAACACCTTGCGCACCGTAAGGCACTATTGGGAGAAAAAAGAACGTGAACTGATGCCAGAAAAAGTATTCCAGTCCATAAGACCATACGATACAGACTGTGTGTCCGACGACAAATTGGTCATCGAACAAACCTATCGCCAAAGCTTATCACAAGAATCGATGGATGCAAGCAAAGGTCTTGACTGGCTTTCAGAGTGTATTGACAAAGGAGTAGAATTGCCTTTAGAGATGACTATTTGTTCAGATTTTGAAAATGCGGATTTTAAATATCTCAAATCATCTACCCTAAAACCTTTGTTCAATTGTATAAACGAATATACAAAAAAACTAATCATTCAAGAGCGCCAATTGGTGAATACCGCAAATCCACTCCCACCCATTAAGTCGGCACTGTTAGTTCAACTGCAACAGTACGAGGATTTGTTATCAACGGCCAATGACGATTATGCTATAGCTAGAATGGGAAAGGGCAAGACTATTTTCTTTCAGACTATAATACCACTGTTGAAAATGGAAGTCCAGGATGCCATTTTGAACCTTTTGAAAAAAGAACCAGGTGAATTCCCACGTACTCGGGTTCTTACTGTTCAGGACAAGCAAATGATGGGTTGGGTGAAACTTGAGGAAATAAGACCAGAATTAAAACTGCCCATCAACCAAATGGAAGGGATGGTCAATATTGGTACTCAGCTTAGAGCAATCATAACAGGACCAAAAAAGGTGGGGTTAATTCTTAATGGTTCTCCATTGACAAACGTTTCTTTAATACTTATGTTCAAGCATCAAAAGCTTACAGAGGGAGAAACCATTAATGTGTTGGTCCACCAAATGAGCAAAGATGGGAGAATCATTCAAGTAAAATTTAACACCTGA
- the csm2 gene encoding type III-A CRISPR-associated protein Csm2, with amino-acid sequence MSNNTNPLLEQYFPKKSFKDLLSIGPDSAPESVREAIGCIEQMMREQARNITYTQLRNILQEVKKDEFKDKLSKFYLVIPKLAYMEARLQKEKGRKVIAFIREMASELNTSTEYEAFKEIMNALVAYHKLHGQNTN; translated from the coding sequence ATGTCAAACAATACCAACCCATTGCTAGAGCAATATTTTCCAAAAAAGTCCTTTAAGGACCTACTCTCCATAGGGCCCGACTCAGCTCCCGAAAGTGTAAGGGAGGCGATCGGTTGCATTGAGCAGATGATGCGTGAACAAGCACGGAACATAACCTACACGCAACTACGGAACATACTGCAAGAAGTGAAAAAAGACGAATTCAAGGATAAATTGTCTAAGTTCTACCTGGTCATTCCCAAACTGGCATACATGGAGGCACGTCTTCAGAAAGAGAAAGGCAGAAAGGTCATTGCTTTTATCAGAGAAATGGCCTCGGAATTAAATACATCTACAGAATATGAAGCCTTCAAGGAAATCATGAACGCACTTGTAGCATACCATAAACTTCACGGACAAAATACTAATTAA